One genomic window of Paenibacillus xylanilyticus includes the following:
- a CDS encoding glycoside hydrolase family 3 N-terminal domain-containing protein, giving the protein MDYRDASLPIPERVQNLLEQMTTEEKIGQLIQPMGWKTYRKESDGTVQVTEEFKENIAQGGVGSLYGLLRADPWTEVTLETGLTPGQGAAATNEIQRYAIENSRLGIPILFGEECSHGHMAIGATVFPVPLTVGSTWNTELYRKMCEAIAVETRSQGGAATYSPVLDVVRDPRWGRTEECFAEDPYLIGELAVEAIRGLQGERLDSDRTIMATLKHFAGYGSSEGGRNAAPVHMGQRELHEVDLLPFKKAVEAGACSVMTAYNEIDGVPCTSSTYLLNDLLREQWGFEGFVITDFGAIQMLVSGHNTAENGEQAVAQSLQAGVDMEMSGFMYRKHLAKALEQGLIRHQDLDTAVWRILEIKFRLGLFEQPYVDPDFAERVIGCEEHVELARKAAQEGIVLLKNEENLLPLSKTNPKIAVLGPNANHTYNQLGDYTSPQPSGQIVTVLEGIRRKVGAQADQILYAPGCRIKGDSKEGFAQALACAEQADVIVMVMGGSSARDFGEGTIDLRTGASVVTDNPWNDMECGEGIDRSSLNLMGVQLELMQEVYKLGKPVVVVYINGRPIAEPWIDEHVHAILEAWYPGQEGGNAVADILFGDVNPSGRLTISIPKHVGQLPVVYNARRTRGKRYLEMDLEPQYPFGFGLSYTEFEYDHVRVVPEMIEPNGEAEVQVEVTNTGKVAGAEVVQFYITDEAASVTRPEMSLKGFRKIYLEPGQTQTVTFTVNAEHLELMDSRYQWVVEPGKFRLMVGSSSKKWKACDLQVQSEVGPV; this is encoded by the coding sequence ATGGATTATAGAGATGCTTCGTTACCGATCCCCGAGCGGGTACAGAATTTGCTTGAACAGATGACTACGGAAGAGAAAATTGGGCAGCTAATCCAGCCGATGGGCTGGAAGACATACCGGAAAGAGTCGGATGGCACCGTACAAGTGACGGAGGAATTCAAAGAAAATATTGCGCAAGGTGGTGTTGGTTCTCTATACGGCTTGCTTCGTGCCGACCCGTGGACCGAGGTAACACTGGAGACCGGGTTGACCCCGGGCCAGGGAGCGGCTGCCACCAATGAAATTCAGCGCTATGCGATTGAAAACTCGCGTCTGGGCATTCCCATTTTGTTCGGGGAGGAATGCTCGCATGGCCATATGGCGATCGGGGCAACGGTATTTCCGGTGCCGCTGACCGTAGGAAGCACGTGGAACACGGAATTGTATCGCAAGATGTGTGAGGCCATTGCAGTCGAGACTCGCAGCCAGGGCGGAGCGGCAACCTATTCGCCTGTGCTGGATGTGGTGCGGGACCCAAGATGGGGACGAACCGAGGAGTGTTTTGCCGAAGACCCGTATCTGATTGGTGAGTTGGCTGTGGAAGCGATCAGGGGATTACAGGGGGAACGTCTCGATTCGGACCGGACCATTATGGCAACGCTGAAGCATTTTGCGGGCTATGGAAGCTCGGAAGGAGGGCGTAATGCCGCTCCTGTGCATATGGGTCAGCGCGAGCTGCACGAGGTAGACCTGCTGCCTTTCAAAAAGGCGGTAGAGGCCGGCGCATGCTCTGTGATGACTGCGTACAACGAGATTGATGGTGTACCGTGCACTTCCAGCACGTATCTGTTGAATGATCTCCTGCGCGAGCAGTGGGGCTTTGAGGGGTTTGTCATCACCGACTTTGGTGCCATTCAGATGCTGGTTAGCGGACACAACACAGCCGAGAACGGGGAGCAGGCTGTAGCTCAGTCCCTTCAAGCGGGTGTGGACATGGAGATGTCCGGATTCATGTATCGTAAACATCTGGCGAAGGCACTCGAGCAGGGATTGATTCGTCATCAGGATCTCGATACAGCGGTATGGCGGATTCTGGAGATAAAGTTTAGATTGGGGCTGTTCGAGCAGCCTTATGTCGACCCAGACTTTGCGGAGCGAGTGATCGGTTGCGAAGAGCATGTGGAGCTGGCAAGGAAGGCAGCCCAGGAAGGGATTGTTTTGCTCAAAAATGAGGAGAATCTCCTTCCGCTCAGCAAGACGAATCCGAAGATCGCGGTACTGGGTCCGAACGCCAATCATACGTATAACCAGCTGGGAGACTACACCTCACCACAACCAAGTGGACAGATCGTTACGGTGCTGGAAGGCATTCGCCGCAAGGTTGGTGCTCAGGCAGATCAAATCCTGTATGCGCCCGGCTGCCGGATCAAAGGTGATTCCAAAGAGGGCTTTGCGCAAGCGCTCGCTTGTGCTGAACAGGCCGACGTCATTGTGATGGTTATGGGTGGATCAAGCGCTCGCGACTTCGGGGAAGGCACAATTGATCTGCGAACGGGTGCATCGGTTGTAACGGATAATCCATGGAATGATATGGAATGTGGTGAAGGTATCGACCGTTCATCGCTGAATCTGATGGGTGTGCAGCTGGAGTTGATGCAGGAGGTATATAAGCTGGGCAAACCCGTGGTTGTCGTATATATAAACGGGCGACCTATTGCAGAGCCGTGGATCGACGAGCATGTGCATGCCATTTTGGAGGCTTGGTACCCGGGACAGGAGGGCGGTAATGCGGTGGCAGACATTCTGTTTGGAGATGTGAATCCGTCGGGGCGTCTGACGATCTCCATTCCAAAACATGTCGGACAGCTCCCCGTCGTTTATAATGCCAGACGTACGCGGGGGAAGAGATATTTGGAGATGGATCTGGAGCCGCAATATCCGTTTGGCTTCGGACTCAGCTATACCGAATTCGAGTATGACCATGTGAGAGTTGTGCCTGAAATGATCGAACCGAATGGTGAGGCTGAGGTTCAGGTGGAGGTCACGAATACGGGTAAGGTAGCCGGAGCTGAGGTTGTGCAATTCTATATAACGGACGAAGCTGCTTCCGTCACTCGGCCGGAAATGTCACTTAAGGGTTTTCGCAAGATCTATCTGGAGCCCGGACAGACCCAAACGGTTACTTTTACCGTGAATGCAGAGCACCTGGAGCTCATGGACTCCCGCTATCAGTGGGTGGTTGAGCCGGGCAAGTTCCGTCTGATGGTTGGCAGCAGCTCTAAGAAGTGGAAGGCATGCGATTTACAAGTGCAAAGTGAGGTGGGACCGGTATGA
- a CDS encoding alpha-mannosidase, with translation MIRISRFIEDMSQQQWLAKVELPEWQMQKARYIRPGEYRMEQEEASVQSVNPLHSTHGTTYFMSKLIEIPGDWEDHAIALTFEAGGEGLLKVNGKPYHGLDRNHWLVPLPRSRVGESPLLEIELYDPIPEPHDPLNRQAVIQPPIRGIRSALVHINRPLQSLMYSVTVLTESLKALPEKDLKRIRLVRAIHQVMDEMYNEPKRWEEPAWVQGFEQSLAQSVQEQDPEEERDGFMHLVGQSHIDIAWLWPVRETVRKSSRTFSTMCTLMDEHPGFVYSQSQPQLYAFVKEHYPDLYERVKARIAEGRWELVGGMWVEPDLNIPSGESLVRQILYGQNFYQEEFGKRSSIEWLPDTFGYCASLPQILQLANVPYFMTTKLNWNDTNAFPYDLFDWVGIDGTSVLAYLNHGVNEHTRPKDVDEHWQSYKQKDLHPEQMLLYGHGDGGGGVTHEMVEFAERAQFMVGQPISTFSTAQAFFEEISASNPALPKWHGDLYLELHRGTYTTHARNKRSNRKAEVLYRDAEIWGQFAGIEAEQIKSNLDDGWKLMMLNQFHDIIPGTSIPEAYVTSAEEYTKVFELGTSALNDSLGSLAERIATDGWEGIPYVIFNSLGWERGEVVTLSGGTELSGMAAFDQNGNRMDSDPVEKEDVRTLSVVIPSIPAFGYTTIWLRPDKHSAPAAWMEDSFPSSWETPFYMVEFNEIGEITRWYDKSVGREWLKPGDKANELQFFHDKPTYWDAWDIDPRFESQPAGKVQLISKEIVQRGAAKDVLRFRWKLNESDISQDIVFYRHQRRVDFQTKVSWNESHKLLKVAFPVDLVAAKATYEIPFGALERPTHNNTSWEQAQFEVCGHRWADISEGNSGVSLLNDCKYGYDIKDRTIRLSLLRAPKWPDEHADQGEHEFTYSVLPHQGDWREAGVVRQAMELNHPVQAVAAGRHAGVLPAEHTWIDYQSKHVILDTVKASEDGTGTILRFYESSGGRETVKAQWKDQNVEASIVNLLEDEIHPLASQKGAFELTFRPYEIKSVKLNPVD, from the coding sequence ATGATTCGGATAAGCCGATTTATAGAGGATATGTCTCAGCAGCAATGGTTAGCGAAGGTGGAGCTGCCCGAATGGCAGATGCAGAAGGCCAGATATATACGGCCTGGGGAATACCGGATGGAGCAGGAAGAGGCCTCCGTCCAATCTGTAAATCCCCTTCATAGTACACATGGAACGACATATTTTATGAGCAAGCTCATTGAAATCCCTGGCGATTGGGAGGATCATGCCATTGCTTTGACTTTTGAAGCGGGTGGTGAAGGGTTGCTGAAGGTGAACGGCAAGCCGTATCACGGACTGGATCGCAATCATTGGCTGGTCCCGCTTCCCCGAAGCCGGGTTGGCGAATCACCCCTGCTGGAGATTGAGCTGTATGATCCTATTCCGGAGCCGCATGATCCACTGAATCGCCAGGCGGTCATACAGCCGCCGATTCGGGGAATACGTTCAGCCCTCGTACATATCAATCGTCCGCTGCAAAGCCTCATGTATAGCGTAACGGTGCTTACAGAATCGCTAAAGGCGCTGCCTGAAAAAGATCTGAAGCGTATCCGGCTGGTTCGGGCCATTCACCAAGTCATGGATGAGATGTACAACGAGCCGAAGCGTTGGGAAGAGCCAGCGTGGGTGCAGGGCTTCGAACAATCACTTGCACAGTCCGTACAGGAGCAGGACCCGGAAGAAGAACGGGATGGATTCATGCATCTAGTGGGACAGTCACATATTGATATCGCCTGGCTCTGGCCAGTTCGGGAAACCGTGCGCAAGTCCAGCCGTACCTTCTCCACGATGTGTACCCTAATGGACGAACATCCGGGGTTCGTGTATTCACAGAGCCAGCCTCAGCTATACGCCTTCGTGAAGGAGCATTATCCAGATCTGTACGAACGGGTGAAGGCTCGCATTGCCGAGGGTCGATGGGAACTCGTCGGTGGCATGTGGGTAGAACCGGACTTGAATATCCCGAGCGGAGAGTCCCTGGTACGACAGATTCTGTACGGACAGAACTTCTACCAGGAGGAGTTTGGCAAGCGCTCCAGCATCGAATGGCTGCCGGACACTTTTGGCTACTGTGCGTCCCTGCCGCAAATACTTCAGCTTGCGAATGTTCCCTATTTTATGACCACCAAGCTCAACTGGAATGACACCAATGCGTTCCCTTACGACCTGTTCGACTGGGTAGGCATAGACGGTACCTCAGTGCTGGCGTATCTCAATCACGGGGTGAATGAGCATACGCGTCCCAAGGATGTGGATGAACACTGGCAATCCTATAAACAGAAGGATCTGCATCCGGAGCAGATGCTGCTCTATGGACATGGAGACGGTGGGGGCGGGGTTACACATGAGATGGTTGAGTTCGCGGAGCGCGCCCAGTTCATGGTCGGTCAGCCAATCAGCACATTCAGCACGGCTCAGGCCTTTTTTGAAGAGATTTCAGCCAGCAATCCAGCATTACCGAAATGGCATGGCGACCTGTATCTGGAACTGCATCGCGGAACATATACGACGCATGCGCGAAATAAACGCAGCAATCGCAAGGCTGAGGTGCTGTATCGGGATGCAGAAATCTGGGGGCAGTTTGCAGGGATTGAAGCAGAGCAGATCAAGAGCAACCTGGACGACGGATGGAAGCTGATGATGCTGAATCAGTTCCATGATATTATCCCTGGAACATCCATTCCGGAAGCTTACGTTACGTCTGCAGAAGAGTACACGAAGGTGTTTGAGCTGGGCACGTCAGCTCTGAACGATTCACTCGGCAGCCTTGCAGAGCGCATAGCAACGGATGGATGGGAAGGCATCCCGTATGTCATATTTAACAGTTTGGGCTGGGAGCGAGGAGAAGTGGTGACCCTTAGCGGGGGTACTGAACTCAGCGGCATGGCAGCGTTTGACCAGAACGGTAATCGGATGGATAGTGATCCGGTGGAAAAGGAAGACGTACGGACCCTGTCTGTCGTTATCCCATCCATCCCTGCGTTTGGTTATACGACGATATGGCTTCGCCCAGACAAGCATTCTGCTCCGGCTGCATGGATGGAGGACTCTTTCCCTTCCAGTTGGGAGACCCCATTTTATATGGTTGAATTCAACGAGATCGGCGAGATTACCAGATGGTACGACAAATCTGTGGGTCGGGAGTGGTTGAAGCCAGGCGACAAGGCTAATGAGCTGCAATTTTTCCACGACAAGCCAACCTACTGGGATGCATGGGACATTGATCCGAGGTTCGAATCTCAGCCTGCAGGCAAGGTTCAGCTAATCTCGAAGGAGATTGTACAGCGGGGCGCAGCCAAGGATGTACTGCGGTTTCGCTGGAAGCTGAACGAATCAGACATCAGCCAGGATATCGTATTTTATCGTCATCAGCGCCGTGTGGATTTCCAGACCAAGGTCAGCTGGAATGAGAGTCATAAGCTGCTCAAGGTAGCCTTCCCGGTGGATTTGGTGGCTGCGAAAGCAACGTATGAAATCCCGTTTGGTGCGCTGGAACGCCCCACACATAACAACACCAGCTGGGAACAGGCACAGTTTGAGGTCTGCGGGCATCGCTGGGCGGATATCTCTGAGGGCAATAGCGGAGTAAGTCTGCTGAATGACTGCAAATATGGATACGACATCAAGGATCGGACCATTCGCCTGTCTCTGCTGCGTGCTCCGAAGTGGCCGGATGAACATGCCGATCAGGGCGAACATGAATTTACGTATTCAGTATTGCCCCACCAGGGCGATTGGCGGGAAGCTGGAGTTGTACGTCAGGCGATGGAGCTGAATCATCCGGTTCAGGCCGTTGCTGCAGGCAGACATGCGGGCGTCCTACCTGCGGAGCACACCTGGATTGATTACCAGAGCAAGCATGTCATCCTGGATACGGTGAAGGCCTCGGAAGATGGTACGGGAACGATACTTCGTTTCTATGAATCGTCAGGGGGCCGGGAGACGGTAAAGGCCCAGTGGAAAGACCAGAATGTAGAGGCGTCAATTGTTAACCTGTTGGAGGATGAAATACATCCGCTTGCTTCTCAGAAAGGCGCATTCGAGCTAACATTTAGACCTTATGAGATCAAATCGGTGAAACTTAATCCTGTTGATTAA
- a CDS encoding sugar phosphate isomerase/epimerase family protein encodes MTLTNKIGVIVDSFGVGVREGLKKAKDVGAEGVQIYAVKGEMDPENLSPAARKELKSYIDSLGLEISALVGDLGGHGFQVKEDNLWKVEKSKRIVDLALDLGTHIVTTHIGIVPHDPASEVYATLHAACEELGQYAKSAGAYFAIETGPETAADLKGFLDTLSTNGVSVNFDPANMVMVTGDDPAQGVRLLKDYIVHTHVKDGVRLKEVDPRDVYGAVGYAPMDHEKIAEMVSSGTFFREVPLGEGGVDFNSYFAALQEIGYTGYLTIEREVGDQPEQDIRKAVEFIKQYR; translated from the coding sequence ATGACATTAACGAACAAGATCGGTGTAATCGTGGATAGCTTCGGCGTAGGTGTGCGTGAAGGGCTGAAAAAGGCCAAGGATGTGGGTGCTGAAGGGGTGCAAATCTATGCAGTCAAGGGAGAGATGGATCCGGAAAATCTGTCTCCCGCAGCACGCAAGGAGCTAAAAAGCTACATCGATTCCCTCGGTCTTGAAATTTCAGCTCTGGTCGGCGACCTGGGTGGTCACGGATTTCAGGTGAAGGAAGATAACCTATGGAAAGTCGAGAAGTCCAAGCGCATCGTGGACCTGGCTCTTGATCTGGGTACCCATATTGTCACGACCCACATTGGCATTGTCCCGCATGACCCTGCCTCAGAGGTATATGCTACGCTGCACGCAGCATGTGAAGAGCTTGGTCAATATGCAAAAAGTGCAGGGGCGTACTTTGCAATTGAGACAGGACCGGAGACAGCAGCTGATCTGAAAGGATTTCTCGATACCCTCTCAACGAACGGGGTTTCGGTCAATTTTGACCCAGCTAACATGGTGATGGTGACAGGGGATGACCCGGCTCAGGGTGTGCGTCTGCTGAAGGACTACATCGTACATACCCATGTGAAGGATGGTGTACGCCTGAAGGAAGTCGACCCAAGGGATGTATACGGTGCAGTGGGGTATGCGCCGATGGATCATGAGAAAATTGCCGAAATGGTATCCTCAGGTACCTTTTTCCGTGAGGTGCCGCTCGGAGAGGGCGGAGTGGATTTTAACAGCTATTTCGCGGCTCTTCAGGAGATTGGTTATACAGGGTACCTGACGATTGAGCGCGAAGTCGGCGATCAGCCTGAACAGGATATCCGCAAGGCAGTTGAATTTATCAAACAATACCGTTAG
- a CDS encoding sugar phosphate isomerase/epimerase family protein produces the protein MKVGLSTYSLLNDLKSGEMTVLDVIDWIAANGGEHMEMVPYGYTVEDNPELADAIRERAASAGIELSNYSMPANFVQETEEAFEEEMARVKRHVDVVHRMGVKHMRHDVTAFTLPKENMTIAWFEQHLPLMVRGSQIIADYAAQFGITTTIENHGFSVQASDRVQRVLQAVDRPNFKTTLDIGNFMCVDENPIIGVMKNLPYASLVHFKDFYFRPFDEHPGGGDWFTTTHGNFLRGAIVGHGDIPIRKIVKLIKDFGYDGNITVEFEGMEECKSASRIAMDNLRRFWEEA, from the coding sequence ATGAAAGTGGGCCTGAGTACGTATAGCTTGTTGAACGATTTGAAGTCGGGCGAGATGACGGTTCTGGACGTGATCGACTGGATTGCGGCAAATGGCGGCGAGCATATGGAAATGGTCCCGTACGGCTACACGGTGGAAGATAACCCGGAGCTGGCTGATGCGATTCGGGAGCGTGCCGCTTCCGCAGGCATAGAGCTGTCCAATTATTCGATGCCAGCCAATTTTGTGCAGGAGACGGAAGAAGCTTTTGAGGAAGAAATGGCCCGGGTCAAAAGGCATGTCGATGTCGTGCACCGAATGGGTGTCAAACATATGCGTCATGACGTGACGGCCTTTACCTTGCCGAAAGAAAACATGACCATTGCCTGGTTTGAGCAGCATCTGCCGCTCATGGTTCGGGGAAGCCAGATTATCGCAGACTATGCCGCACAGTTCGGCATTACAACGACGATTGAGAACCACGGCTTCAGTGTGCAGGCGAGTGATCGTGTGCAGCGAGTGCTGCAGGCTGTGGACCGCCCTAATTTTAAAACGACGTTGGATATCGGCAACTTCATGTGTGTGGATGAGAATCCGATAATTGGTGTGATGAAGAATTTGCCTTACGCCTCCCTGGTTCATTTCAAGGACTTTTATTTCCGTCCATTTGATGAACATCCGGGTGGCGGTGATTGGTTCACCACAACTCATGGCAATTTTCTGCGCGGAGCCATTGTGGGGCATGGAGATATCCCGATCCGGAAAATTGTGAAACTGATCAAGGATTTTGGTTACGATGGCAACATTACGGTGGAATTCGAAGGCATGGAAGAGTGTAAGTCCGCCTCCCGGATTGCGATGGACAACCTGCGCCGATTTTGGGAAGAAGCATAA
- a CDS encoding DNA-binding protein yields MQVFEDWNQKVKKTFNATNPEVVLTVSEAGTLLGLSKDQMKLYVDKNKLTKVPIMRSVHRYLLLESEIADIVKKNKSI; encoded by the coding sequence ATGCAGGTATTTGAGGACTGGAATCAGAAAGTGAAGAAGACATTTAACGCCACCAACCCCGAGGTTGTATTGACCGTTTCTGAAGCAGGCACGCTGCTTGGTTTATCAAAAGACCAAATGAAACTGTATGTGGATAAAAACAAGTTAACCAAGGTGCCCATTATGCGAAGCGTGCATCGGTATTTGCTGCTGGAGAGCGAAATTGCCGACATCGTCAAGAAGAACAAATCCATATAG
- a CDS encoding VOC family protein, which produces MAISLNVYLVTDGNGKEAVAFYKEVFNAEVLAIQTFGEGPSSPDHPIPPEAKDRIMHASLQIGGSVLMLSDTFPGMPHVIGNNISVTVNTDTADEAKHIFNKLEDGGEVKMPIQETFWSPAYGMVTDKYGVQFQISCTPGQA; this is translated from the coding sequence ATGGCGATTAGTTTGAATGTGTATCTTGTAACGGATGGAAACGGGAAGGAAGCAGTGGCGTTCTACAAAGAGGTTTTCAACGCAGAAGTGTTGGCAATTCAGACATTCGGTGAAGGTCCGTCAAGTCCGGATCATCCGATTCCGCCAGAAGCCAAGGATCGCATCATGCATGCTTCTCTGCAGATCGGGGGCTCTGTGCTCATGCTGTCGGATACGTTCCCGGGCATGCCTCATGTCATTGGTAACAACATTAGTGTTACCGTGAATACGGATACCGCAGATGAAGCCAAGCACATTTTCAACAAGCTCGAAGATGGCGGAGAGGTGAAAATGCCAATCCAGGAGACATTCTGGAGCCCGGCATACGGCATGGTTACCGACAAGTACGGCGTTCAGTTCCAAATTAGCTGTACACCTGGCCAAGCATAA
- the ytxJ gene encoding bacillithiol system redox-active protein YtxJ, with protein sequence MEKKVNPQALWLGLGLALGVSIGTATDQLALGIAFGVALGVVIGSVVSKRAIAGTEDMLTEHVRELRRQEDWEAALQSSEDHPVLILKHSTTCPISARAYREFMAFVGSNASDPRQQMDYHIVKVIENRPLSRRIAEETEVHHESPQVLLLDQAQVIKHTSHGKITKKRLLQWAQNPFG encoded by the coding sequence ATGGAGAAAAAAGTGAATCCCCAGGCTCTATGGCTTGGGTTAGGTCTAGCACTCGGAGTGAGTATTGGTACGGCAACGGATCAGCTCGCCCTCGGCATTGCTTTTGGCGTGGCCCTTGGCGTCGTGATTGGATCAGTGGTAAGCAAACGGGCGATTGCTGGTACGGAAGATATGTTGACGGAACATGTCCGTGAACTCCGCAGACAGGAAGACTGGGAAGCGGCACTTCAATCTTCGGAAGATCATCCCGTACTCATCCTGAAGCACAGCACCACCTGTCCGATCAGCGCGAGAGCGTACCGCGAGTTTATGGCATTTGTGGGCTCCAACGCTTCTGATCCCAGACAGCAGATGGACTATCATATCGTCAAAGTCATCGAGAATCGCCCGCTCTCCCGCCGCATTGCGGAGGAAACAGAGGTACATCATGAATCACCACAGGTGCTGCTCCTGGATCAAGCGCAGGTCATCAAGCACACATCCCACGGCAAAATCACGAAAAAGAGACTGCTGCAATGGGCACAGAATCCGTTTGGATAA
- a CDS encoding potassium-transporting ATPase subunit F, with product MTVIGIIVLALMVYLGYVLVKPEKF from the coding sequence ATGACCGTTATAGGTATTATTGTGCTGGCACTGATGGTCTATCTGGGCTATGTGCTCGTGAAGCCGGAGAAGTTCTGA
- the kdpA gene encoding potassium-transporting ATPase subunit KdpA — protein MGSGLLQVAVTLLIIILLVKPVGSYLVKVFDGKRTGLDRIFGGPERLLYRLMGVRENESMGWKKYLSAVLISNFVMLILMFLVLRLQQFLPLNPDGISNMPAAQAFNTAASFMTNTNWQSYTGENALSYLSQMLAVTFPMFTSAATGFAVAIAFIRGLVGRKDELGNFYVDLVRSITRIFLPLSFIVALFLVFQGVPQTLAGAVNATTLEGGEQTITRGLVASLESIKHMGTNGGGWFGTNAAHPFENPTALANLVHIVCMMLLPTALVYAFGLMVNNRKQGWALFAAMSFLFLVMLTTVFVSEYRGVPALDAAGIQGNMEGKEVRFGIAESALFTAVTTAATTGSVNNMHESLTPLGGMVALAEMMLNNVFGGKGVGLLNGLLYVILAVFISGLMVGRTPEFLGKKIEGKEVKLASIALLIHPLIILAPTALALMRPEAVASISNSGMHGLTEVLYAFASGAANNGSAFAGLNANTDFYNIAIGVVMLLGRYISMIAMLAIAGSLATKRVVPVTTGTLRTHTPLFAGILVMMIVVVGALTFFPSLALGPIAEHLAMLR, from the coding sequence ATGGGTAGCGGTTTATTACAAGTGGCGGTCACGCTGCTGATCATCATCCTGCTGGTGAAACCGGTGGGTAGTTATCTGGTCAAGGTATTCGATGGCAAGCGGACAGGACTGGACCGGATCTTCGGTGGACCTGAACGACTGCTCTATCGATTAATGGGGGTTCGGGAGAATGAGTCGATGGGTTGGAAAAAGTACCTTTCAGCCGTGCTCATTTCCAACTTCGTCATGTTGATATTGATGTTTCTGGTGCTGCGGCTGCAGCAGTTTTTGCCGCTCAACCCGGATGGCATCAGCAACATGCCTGCAGCGCAGGCGTTTAATACAGCAGCATCCTTCATGACCAACACCAACTGGCAGTCGTATACGGGCGAGAATGCCCTCTCATATCTGTCACAGATGCTGGCCGTGACGTTCCCGATGTTTACATCGGCGGCAACAGGCTTCGCTGTAGCGATTGCATTCATCCGCGGACTGGTTGGCCGGAAGGATGAACTGGGGAACTTCTATGTCGACCTGGTGCGGTCGATTACACGGATCTTTTTGCCGCTGAGCTTCATTGTAGCTTTATTCCTGGTCTTTCAGGGTGTGCCGCAGACGCTTGCAGGGGCGGTGAACGCGACCACGCTGGAAGGCGGAGAGCAGACGATCACACGCGGATTGGTTGCTTCACTCGAGTCGATTAAACACATGGGTACGAATGGCGGCGGCTGGTTTGGAACCAATGCAGCTCATCCCTTCGAGAATCCAACGGCGCTGGCGAATCTGGTCCACATTGTCTGCATGATGCTGCTGCCCACTGCACTGGTATATGCATTCGGACTGATGGTAAACAACCGGAAGCAAGGCTGGGCATTGTTTGCAGCGATGAGCTTTCTGTTTCTTGTGATGCTCACGACTGTTTTTGTATCGGAGTATCGCGGTGTACCTGCGCTGGATGCCGCTGGTATTCAAGGCAATATGGAGGGGAAAGAGGTCAGGTTTGGGATAGCCGAATCGGCGTTATTCACGGCAGTGACTACAGCTGCGACAACGGGATCCGTCAACAATATGCATGAGTCGCTCACGCCGCTCGGCGGAATGGTGGCACTTGCTGAAATGATGCTCAATAACGTTTTTGGCGGTAAAGGGGTAGGTCTGCTTAACGGATTGCTGTACGTCATTCTGGCCGTGTTTATCTCCGGATTGATGGTAGGACGGACACCTGAATTTCTGGGCAAAAAAATTGAAGGGAAAGAAGTAAAGCTTGCATCGATTGCGCTGCTGATCCATCCCTTGATTATTTTGGCTCCAACTGCGCTGGCGCTTATGCGACCCGAAGCGGTAGCCTCGATTTCGAATTCTGGCATGCATGGCCTGACCGAAGTGCTTTATGCTTTTGCATCGGGTGCTGCCAATAATGGGTCGGCTTTTGCCGGACTGAATGCCAATACGGACTTTTACAATATCGCCATTGGTGTGGTGATGCTTCTGGGAAGGTATATCTCCATGATTGCCATGCTCGCGATTGCAGGATCCCTGGCAACGAAACGAGTAGTTCCGGTAACAACGGGTACACTTCGCACGCATACCCCTTTATTTGCAGGGATTCTGGTGATGATGATTGTGGTGGTCGGAGCGCTCACCTTCTTCCCATCACTGGCGCTTGGGCCGATCGCTGAGCATTTGGCGATGCTCCGGTAA